One window of the Chiroxiphia lanceolata isolate bChiLan1 chromosome 30, bChiLan1.pri, whole genome shotgun sequence genome contains the following:
- the MCRS1 gene encoding microspherule protein 1 isoform X2 — MRSLHPEAVAAVQSKVLFSKAEEQLLTRVPSAPQPSLETFQDLLLRHPEVFYPSRTPKALQLHWQLLRQYHLLQDQTVQPLPKGDQVLNFSDAEEMVDDGKLRDVRDEVLEHELTVADRRQKREIRQLEQELHKWQVLVDSITGMSSPDFDSQTLAVLRGRMVRYLMRSREITLGRATKDNQIDVDLALEGPAWKISRKQGVIKLKNNGDFFIANEGRRPIYIDGRPVLGGNKWKLNNNSVVEIASLRFVFLINQDLIALIKAEAAKLAQQ, encoded by the exons ATGCGCTCGCTGCACCCCGAGGCCGTGGCTGCCGTGCAGAGCAAGGTCCTGTTCAGcaaagctgaggagcagctgctcaCCAGGGTCCCCTCG gccccccagccctccctggagACCTTCCAGGACCTGCTGCTCCGACACCCCGAGGTGTTTTACCCTTCAAGGACCCCCAAGgccctgcagctgcactggCAGCTCCTGCGCCAGTACCACCTGCTGCAGGACCAGACAG tgcagcccctgcccaAGGGGGACCAAGTGCTGAACTTCTCGGACGCCGAGGAGATGGTGGATGACGGGAAACTCAG GGATGTGCGGGacgaggtgctggagcatg AGCTGACGGTGGCGGATCGGCGGCAGAAACGGGAGATccggcagctggagcaggagctgcacaagTGGCAGGTGCTGGTGGATTCCATCACAG GGATGAGCTCCCCAGATTTCGACAGCCAGACCCTGGCGGTGCTGCGGGGGCGGATGGTGCGGTACCTGATGCGCTCCCGAGAG ATCACCCTGGGCAGGGCCACCAAGGACAACCAGATCGACGTGGACCTGGCGCTGGAGGGCCCGGCCTGGAAGATCTCCCGCAAACaag GGGTGATCAAGCTGAAGAACAACGGCGACTTCTTCATCGCCAACGAGGGCCGGCGCCCCATTTACATCGACGGCCGCCCCGTCCTGGGGGGCAACAAGTGGAAGCTCAACAACAACTCTGTGGTCGAG ATCGCCAGCCTGCGCTTCGTCTTCCTCATCAACCAGGACCTCATCGCCCTCATCAAGGCCGAGGCGGCCAAGCTGGCCCAGCAgtga
- the SPATS2 gene encoding spermatogenesis-associated serine-rich protein 2 isoform X1, translated as MSKKQNTKDPSGFIFDVQSNTVMAQGGTFENMKEKIGAVRAIVPNRSNNEIVLVLQHFDNCVDKTVQAFMEGNASEVLKEWTVTGKKKNKKKKPKPKLPSGSSSALPAPGKPVPPGEETPGNWEKGGMNGFHVNGCAQDTESVDSLSEGLDGMSMDGREVDAEPGLRNGLSGPDPPRLPIPPPRALPTPHSDPREEAPVSPPGRKMGSNIEKSVKDLQRCSVSLARYRALLKEEMDTSIRKMKQVFAELQSSLMDREVALLAEMDKVKAEAMEILVGRQRRAEALRKLTDGAARMSEEQLLELRADIKHFVSERKYDEELGRAGRFTCDLEGLKRSITCFGQVSHPKTSYSSRSRCSSGPPGAPPGPPSASPTPSTAGKAPGPPEGALGDTGGGRPRPPREPSQRIRRAEGGPRAPTPRHNGPPEPPNSGTRPGPRNPPTPGPPPAPRGGLPPRRPRKSHPKGANS; from the exons ATGTCTAAAAAGCAGAACACGAAAG ATCCCTCGGGATTTATCTTTGATGTTCAGTCCAACACTGTGATGGCCCAGGGAGGGACCTTTGAGAACATGAAGGAAAAG atcGGAGCTGTCCGAGCGATCGTTCCCAACAGGAGCAACAACGAGATCGTCCTGGTCCTGCAGCACTTTGACAACTGTGTGGACAAAACAGTCCAGGCCTTCATGGAAG ggAATGCCAGTGAGGTGCTGAAGGAATGGACTGTGACAGGCAAAAAAAAG aacaaaaagaagaaacccaaacccaaacttcccagtggctccagctctgccctcccagcccctggaaaACCAGTTCCTCCTGGAGAGGAGACCCCGGGAAACTGGGAGAAGGGGGGGATGAACGGATTCCACGTGAACGGCTGCGCCCAGGACACGGAATCCGTGGATTCCCTGAGCGAGGGCCTGGATGGGATGTCGATGGATGGCAGGGAAGTGGATG CAGAGCCCGGCCTAAGGAATGGATTGTCTGGCCCTGACCCCCCAAGGctccccatccccccccccagggctctgcccacCCCCCACTCCGACCCCCGGGAAGAGGCTCCGGTGTCACCCCCCGGCAGGAAAATGG GGTCGAACATCGAGAAGTCTGTGAAGGACCTGCAGCGCTGCTCCGTGTCCCTGGCGCGGTACCGGGCCCTGCTCAAGGAGGAGATGGACACGTCCATCAGGAAGATGAAGCAGGTCTTTGCCGAGCTCCAGAGCAG CCTCATGGACCGAGAAGTGGCTTTGCTGGCCGAGATGGACAAAGTGAAGGCAGAAGCAA TGGAGATCCTGgtggggaggcagaggagggcgGAGGCCCTGCGGAAACTCACGGACGGGGCCGCGCGGATGTcggaggagcagctgctggagctcaggGCTGACATCAAG CACTTTGTGAGCGAGCGCAAGTACGAcgaggagctgggcagggccGGCAGGTTCACCTGCGACCTGGAGGGGCTCAAGAGGAGCATCACCTGCTTCGGCCAag TGTCCCACCCCAAGACCAGCTATTCCAGCCGCTCCCGCTGCAGCTCCGGCCCCCCCGgggcccccccgggcccccccagtgcctcccccacccccagcacggCCGGGAaagccccgggaccccccgagggggctctgggggacacgggggggggaCGGCCCCGACCCCCCCGAGAG ccttcccagcGGATCCGGAGGGCGGAAGGAGGACCCCGAGCCCCGACCCCGCGGCACAACggcccccccgagccccccaaCAGCGGgacccggcccggcccccgcaACCCTCCGACCCCgggcccccccccagccccccgggGGGGGCTCCCCCCACGGAGACCCCGCAAGAGCCACCCCAAGGGAGCGAATTCCTGA
- the C1QL4 gene encoding complement C1q-like protein 4: protein MVLVLLVAIPLLVHSSKAAAHYEMLGSCRMVCDPYPEPPPPASPQPPPGRRGRAGARGPPGPPGPRGPPGEPGRPGPPGPPGPGPGGYIPSFYSPKIAFYAGLRKPHEGYEVLRFDDVVTNVGNYYEPSSGKFTCPLPGIYFFTYHVLMRGGDGTSMWADLMKNGQVRASAIAQDADQNYDYASNSVILHLDVGDEVFVKLDGGKVHGGNTNKYSTFSGFIIYPD from the exons ATGGTGCTGGTGCTGTTGGTGGCCATCCCGCTGCTCGTGCACAGCTCCAAGGCGGCCGCGCACTACGAGATGCTGGGGAGCTGCCGCATGGTCTGCGACCCCTACCCCGAGCCGCCCCCCCCGgcctccccgcagccccccccgggccgccggggccgcgccggaGCGCGGGGACctcccggcccccccggcccgcgGGGGCCTCCGGGCGAGCCGGGCCGGCCGGGCccgccgggacccccggggCCGGGACCCGGGGGGTACATCCCGTCCTTCTACAGCCCCAAAATCGCCTTCTACGCGGGGCTGCGGAAGCCCCACGAGGGCTACGAGGTGCTGCGGTTCGACGACGTGGTGACCAACGTGGGCAACTACTACGAGCCCTCCAGCGGCAAGTTCACGTGCCCCCTGCCCGGCATCTACTTCTTCACCTACCACGTCCTCATGCGCGGCGGGGACGGCACCAGCATGTGGGCAGACCTCATGAAAAACGGGCAG GTCCGTGCCAGCGCCATCGCGCAGGACGCGGACCAGAACTACGACTACGCGAGTAACAGCGTCATCCTGCACCTGGACGTGGGCGACGAGGTGTTCGTGAAGCTCGATGGGGGCAAAGTGCACGGGGGCAACACCAACAAGTACAGCACCTTCTCCGGCTTCATCATCTACCCCGACTGA
- the SPATS2 gene encoding spermatogenesis-associated serine-rich protein 2 isoform X3: protein MSKKQNTKDPSGFIFDVQSNTVMAQGGTFENMKEKIGAVRAIVPNRSNNEIVLVLQHFDNCVDKTVQAFMEGNASEVLKEWTVTGKKKNKKKKPKPKLPSGSSSALPAPGKPVPPGEETPGNWEKGGMNGFHVNGCAQDTESVDSLSEGLDGMSMDGREVDAEPGLRNGLSGPDPPRLPIPPPRALPTPHSDPREEAPVSPPGRKMGSNIEKSVKDLQRCSVSLARYRALLKEEMDTSIRKMKQVFAELQSSLMDREVALLAEMDKVKAEAMEILVGRQRRAEALRKLTDGAARMSEEQLLELRADIKHFVSERKYDEELGRAGRFTCDLEGLKRSITCFGQAFPADPEGGRRTPSPDPAAQRPPRAPQQRDPARPPQPSDPGPPPSPPGGAPPTETPQEPPQGSEFLRKTLGS from the exons ATGTCTAAAAAGCAGAACACGAAAG ATCCCTCGGGATTTATCTTTGATGTTCAGTCCAACACTGTGATGGCCCAGGGAGGGACCTTTGAGAACATGAAGGAAAAG atcGGAGCTGTCCGAGCGATCGTTCCCAACAGGAGCAACAACGAGATCGTCCTGGTCCTGCAGCACTTTGACAACTGTGTGGACAAAACAGTCCAGGCCTTCATGGAAG ggAATGCCAGTGAGGTGCTGAAGGAATGGACTGTGACAGGCAAAAAAAAG aacaaaaagaagaaacccaaacccaaacttcccagtggctccagctctgccctcccagcccctggaaaACCAGTTCCTCCTGGAGAGGAGACCCCGGGAAACTGGGAGAAGGGGGGGATGAACGGATTCCACGTGAACGGCTGCGCCCAGGACACGGAATCCGTGGATTCCCTGAGCGAGGGCCTGGATGGGATGTCGATGGATGGCAGGGAAGTGGATG CAGAGCCCGGCCTAAGGAATGGATTGTCTGGCCCTGACCCCCCAAGGctccccatccccccccccagggctctgcccacCCCCCACTCCGACCCCCGGGAAGAGGCTCCGGTGTCACCCCCCGGCAGGAAAATGG GGTCGAACATCGAGAAGTCTGTGAAGGACCTGCAGCGCTGCTCCGTGTCCCTGGCGCGGTACCGGGCCCTGCTCAAGGAGGAGATGGACACGTCCATCAGGAAGATGAAGCAGGTCTTTGCCGAGCTCCAGAGCAG CCTCATGGACCGAGAAGTGGCTTTGCTGGCCGAGATGGACAAAGTGAAGGCAGAAGCAA TGGAGATCCTGgtggggaggcagaggagggcgGAGGCCCTGCGGAAACTCACGGACGGGGCCGCGCGGATGTcggaggagcagctgctggagctcaggGCTGACATCAAG CACTTTGTGAGCGAGCGCAAGTACGAcgaggagctgggcagggccGGCAGGTTCACCTGCGACCTGGAGGGGCTCAAGAGGAGCATCACCTGCTTCGGCCAag ccttcccagcGGATCCGGAGGGCGGAAGGAGGACCCCGAGCCCCGACCCCGCGGCACAACggcccccccgagccccccaaCAGCGGgacccggcccggcccccgcaACCCTCCGACCCCgggcccccccccagccccccgggGGGGGCTCCCCCCACGGAGACCCCGCAAGAGCCACCCCAAGGGAGCGAATTCCTGAGGAAAACTCTGGGATCCTGA
- the SPATS2 gene encoding spermatogenesis-associated serine-rich protein 2 isoform X2 encodes MSKKQNTKDPSGFIFDVQSNTVMAQGGTFENMKEKIGAVRAIVPNRSNNEIVLVLQHFDNCVDKTVQAFMEGNASEVLKEWTVTGKKKNKKKKPKPKLPSGSSSALPAPGKPVPPGEETPGNWEKGGMNGFHVNGCAQDTESVDSLSEGLDGMSMDGREVDEPGLRNGLSGPDPPRLPIPPPRALPTPHSDPREEAPVSPPGRKMGSNIEKSVKDLQRCSVSLARYRALLKEEMDTSIRKMKQVFAELQSSLMDREVALLAEMDKVKAEAMEILVGRQRRAEALRKLTDGAARMSEEQLLELRADIKHFVSERKYDEELGRAGRFTCDLEGLKRSITCFGQVSHPKTSYSSRSRCSSGPPGAPPGPPSASPTPSTAGKAPGPPEGALGDTGGGRPRPPREPSQRIRRAEGGPRAPTPRHNGPPEPPNSGTRPGPRNPPTPGPPPAPRGGLPPRRPRKSHPKGANS; translated from the exons ATGTCTAAAAAGCAGAACACGAAAG ATCCCTCGGGATTTATCTTTGATGTTCAGTCCAACACTGTGATGGCCCAGGGAGGGACCTTTGAGAACATGAAGGAAAAG atcGGAGCTGTCCGAGCGATCGTTCCCAACAGGAGCAACAACGAGATCGTCCTGGTCCTGCAGCACTTTGACAACTGTGTGGACAAAACAGTCCAGGCCTTCATGGAAG ggAATGCCAGTGAGGTGCTGAAGGAATGGACTGTGACAGGCAAAAAAAAG aacaaaaagaagaaacccaaacccaaacttcccagtggctccagctctgccctcccagcccctggaaaACCAGTTCCTCCTGGAGAGGAGACCCCGGGAAACTGGGAGAAGGGGGGGATGAACGGATTCCACGTGAACGGCTGCGCCCAGGACACGGAATCCGTGGATTCCCTGAGCGAGGGCCTGGATGGGATGTCGATGGATGGCAGGGAAGTGGATG AGCCCGGCCTAAGGAATGGATTGTCTGGCCCTGACCCCCCAAGGctccccatccccccccccagggctctgcccacCCCCCACTCCGACCCCCGGGAAGAGGCTCCGGTGTCACCCCCCGGCAGGAAAATGG GGTCGAACATCGAGAAGTCTGTGAAGGACCTGCAGCGCTGCTCCGTGTCCCTGGCGCGGTACCGGGCCCTGCTCAAGGAGGAGATGGACACGTCCATCAGGAAGATGAAGCAGGTCTTTGCCGAGCTCCAGAGCAG CCTCATGGACCGAGAAGTGGCTTTGCTGGCCGAGATGGACAAAGTGAAGGCAGAAGCAA TGGAGATCCTGgtggggaggcagaggagggcgGAGGCCCTGCGGAAACTCACGGACGGGGCCGCGCGGATGTcggaggagcagctgctggagctcaggGCTGACATCAAG CACTTTGTGAGCGAGCGCAAGTACGAcgaggagctgggcagggccGGCAGGTTCACCTGCGACCTGGAGGGGCTCAAGAGGAGCATCACCTGCTTCGGCCAag TGTCCCACCCCAAGACCAGCTATTCCAGCCGCTCCCGCTGCAGCTCCGGCCCCCCCGgggcccccccgggcccccccagtgcctcccccacccccagcacggCCGGGAaagccccgggaccccccgagggggctctgggggacacgggggggggaCGGCCCCGACCCCCCCGAGAG ccttcccagcGGATCCGGAGGGCGGAAGGAGGACCCCGAGCCCCGACCCCGCGGCACAACggcccccccgagccccccaaCAGCGGgacccggcccggcccccgcaACCCTCCGACCCCgggcccccccccagccccccgggGGGGGCTCCCCCCACGGAGACCCCGCAAGAGCCACCCCAAGGGAGCGAATTCCTGA
- the DNAJC22 gene encoding dnaJ homolog subfamily C member 22 has translation MAKSLVVALGLWALGGLLGLHHLYLGRDRHALLWILTLGGFGAGWLWDLWHLPGWVATANGPPRPPQSGAVPTLSPPRVAGQLLVGAYFGLVAALGVPWVPPPLAVALGVLLVASVGDQGTNRPRVLVAAFLSSLLFQGGLLPTSLATTAVAAWHRRFEPPRDPPPPLSARLCHLGLGVAAFGAPLAWGGVSRALGVAGTVLTLPLRVGVLPLRAGWALLEGLGVVGGAPEGGRGGAGSGANERRRRALEVLGLRGGCSAEDVQRSYRELVKLWHPDHNRHRAREAERRFIELQEAYEELAGPRRAAGGVTL, from the exons atggcCAAGAGCCTCGTGgtggccctggggctgtgggcgctcggggggctcctggggctgCACCACCTGTACCTGGGCCGCGACCGCCACGCCCTGCTCTGGATCCTCACCCTGGGGGGCTTCGGTGCTGGGTGGCTCTGGGACCTGTGGCACCTCCCGGGCTGGGTGGCGACCGCCAAcggccccccccggcccccccaaAGTGGGGCCGTGCCCACCCTTAGCCCCCCACGCGTGGCggggcagctgctggtgggggCGTATTTCGGGCTGGTGGCCGCGCTGGGGGTCCCCTGGGTGCCCCCCCCGCTGGCCGTGGCgctgggggtgctgctggtggcCTCGGTGGGCGACCAAGGAACCAACCGCCCCCGCGTCCTGGTCGCcgccttcctctcctccctccttttccaggGCGGGCTGTTGCCCACCAGCCTGGCGACCACCGCGGTGGCCGCGTGGCACCGCCGGTTCGaacccccccgggaccccccgcccCCGCTGTCGGCCCGGCTGTGccacctggggctgggggtcGCGGCTTTCGGGGCCCCCCTGGCCTGGGGGGGGGTCagcagggccctgggggtcGCGGGCACCGTCCTGACGCTGCCCCTCAGGGTGGGGGTCCTGCCCCTCCGCGCGGGGTGGGCGCTGCTCGAGGGGCTGGGGGTCGTCGGGGGGGCCCCCGAGGGGGGTCGGGGGGGCGCGGGGAGCGGAGCGAACGAGAGGAGGCGGCGGGCGCTGGAG GTCCTGGGGCTCCGCGGGGGCTGCTCGGCCGAGGACGTTCAGCGGAGCTACCGGGAGCTCGTCAAGCTCTGGCACCCCGACCACAACCGGCACCGCGCGCGGGAGGCCGAGCGGCGCTTCATCGAGCTGCAGGAGGCCTACGAAGAGctggcggggccgcggcgggcggcggggggggtGACACTGTGA
- the MCRS1 gene encoding microspherule protein 1 isoform X1, producing MPGLRPPGTPPGPPMATSRSEDEESLGGTKRGPAPPPGTVPKRRSSSRFIKRKKFDDELVESSLAKSSSRAKGGPEPPPRPGPDPPPGDRRKVSRAVPPPAAPGPPPGLPKRLKKSKQSPAVPRDLGRWKPADDLLLINAVLQTNDLTSVHLGVKFSCRFTLREIQERWYALLYDPVICKLACQAMRSLHPEAVAAVQSKVLFSKAEEQLLTRVPSAPQPSLETFQDLLLRHPEVFYPSRTPKALQLHWQLLRQYHLLQDQTVQPLPKGDQVLNFSDAEEMVDDGKLRDVRDEVLEHELTVADRRQKREIRQLEQELHKWQVLVDSITGMSSPDFDSQTLAVLRGRMVRYLMRSREITLGRATKDNQIDVDLALEGPAWKISRKQGVIKLKNNGDFFIANEGRRPIYIDGRPVLGGNKWKLNNNSVVEIASLRFVFLINQDLIALIKAEAAKLAQQ from the exons ATGCCGGGGCTG agacccccaggaacccccccaggaccccccatgGCCACGAGTCGCTCGGAGGACGAGGAGTCCCTGGGGGGGACCAAAAGgggcccggccccccccccGGGGACTGTCCCCAAACGCCGCAGCTCCTCCAG GTTCATCAAGAGGAAGAAGTTTGACGACGAGCTGGTCGAGAGCAGCCTGGCCAAGTCCTCGAGCCGCGCCAAGGGGGGCCCGGAGCCCCCCCCTCGGCCTGGTcccgacccccccccgggggACAGGAGGAAG GTGTCGAGGGCAGTGCCCccccccgcggcccccgggCCCCCCCCCGGGCTGCCCAAGAGGCTCAAGAAGAGCAAACAGAGCCCGGCGGTGCCGCGGGACCTGGGCCGCTGGAAACCCGCCGACGACCTGCTGCTCATCAACGCCGTGCTGCag ACCAACGACCTCACCTCGGTTCACCTGGGGGTGAAGTTCAGCTGCCGCTTCACCCTGAGGGAGATCCAGGAGCGCTGGTACGCGCTGCTCTACGACCCCGTCATCTGCAA ACTGGCCTGCCAGGCCATGCGCTCGCTGCACCCCGAGGCCGTGGCTGCCGTGCAGAGCAAGGTCCTGTTCAGcaaagctgaggagcagctgctcaCCAGGGTCCCCTCG gccccccagccctccctggagACCTTCCAGGACCTGCTGCTCCGACACCCCGAGGTGTTTTACCCTTCAAGGACCCCCAAGgccctgcagctgcactggCAGCTCCTGCGCCAGTACCACCTGCTGCAGGACCAGACAG tgcagcccctgcccaAGGGGGACCAAGTGCTGAACTTCTCGGACGCCGAGGAGATGGTGGATGACGGGAAACTCAG GGATGTGCGGGacgaggtgctggagcatg AGCTGACGGTGGCGGATCGGCGGCAGAAACGGGAGATccggcagctggagcaggagctgcacaagTGGCAGGTGCTGGTGGATTCCATCACAG GGATGAGCTCCCCAGATTTCGACAGCCAGACCCTGGCGGTGCTGCGGGGGCGGATGGTGCGGTACCTGATGCGCTCCCGAGAG ATCACCCTGGGCAGGGCCACCAAGGACAACCAGATCGACGTGGACCTGGCGCTGGAGGGCCCGGCCTGGAAGATCTCCCGCAAACaag GGGTGATCAAGCTGAAGAACAACGGCGACTTCTTCATCGCCAACGAGGGCCGGCGCCCCATTTACATCGACGGCCGCCCCGTCCTGGGGGGCAACAAGTGGAAGCTCAACAACAACTCTGTGGTCGAG ATCGCCAGCCTGCGCTTCGTCTTCCTCATCAACCAGGACCTCATCGCCCTCATCAAGGCCGAGGCGGCCAAGCTGGCCCAGCAgtga